One Rhinolophus sinicus isolate RSC01 linkage group LG06, ASM3656204v1, whole genome shotgun sequence DNA window includes the following coding sequences:
- the DNALI1 gene encoding axonemal dynein light intermediate polypeptide 1 produces the protein MIPPADSLLKYDTPVLVSRNTEKRSPKARPLKISPQQPGPSGPVPQPPKTKLPTTSCIPDPTKQAEEILNAILPPREWVEDTQLWIQQVSSTPSTRMDVVHLQEQLDLKLQQRQARETGICPVRRELYSQCFDELIREVTINCAERGLLLLRVRDEIRMTIAAYQTLYESSVAFGMRKALQAEQGKSDMERKIAELEMEKRDLEKQVNEQKAKCEATEKRESERRQVEEKKHNEDIQFLKRTNQQLKAQLEGIIAPKK, from the exons ATGATCCCTCCCGCGGACTCTCTGCTCAAGTATGACACCCCGGTGCTGGTGAGCCGGAACACGGAGAAACGGAGCCCCAAA GCTCGGCCACTGAAAATCAGCCCCCAGCAACCTGGACCCTCAGGTCCAGTCCCACAACCACCAAAGACCAAGCTCCCCACAACTTCCTGTATCCCAGATCCtacaaagcaagcagaagaaatcTTGAATGCCATCCTGCCTCCAAG GGAGTGGGTGGAAGACACGCAGCTGTGGATCCAGCAGGTGTCCAGCACGCCCAGCACCAGGATGGACGTCGTTCATCTCCAGGAGCAGCTGGACCTGAAGCTGCAACAGCGGCAGGCCCGGGAGACTGGCATATGCCCTGTCCGCAGGGAGCTCTACTCGCAGTGTTTCG ATGAGCTGATCCGTGAGGTCACCATCAACTGTGCGGAGAGAGGGCTGCTGCTCCTGCGAGTCCGGGATGAGATCCGCATGACCATCGCTGCGTACCAGACCTTGTACGAGAGCAGCGTGGCGTTCGGCATGAGGAAAGCGCTGCAGGCCGAACAGGGGAAGTCGGACATGGAGAGGAAA ATTGcagaattagaaatggaaaagagagatTTGGAGAAGCAAGTGAATGAGCAGAAAGCAAAATGTGAGGCCACCGAGAAGCGGGAGAGTGAGAGGAGACAGGTGGAGGAGAAGAAACACAACGAGGATATTCAGTTCCTAAAGCGGACGAATCAGCAGCTGAAG gcCCAACTGGAAGGCATTATTGCACCAAAGAAGTGA